The genome window AGCTGCAGTCTTGATCGGAAAGCTTCCGGTCGAGCCAGTTCAGATGATCCGCCCACGCGGGCACGGACGGGTTGACGGCAAAGCGGCGTGTTGCCGGGTCGCTCTGCCACTCATGCATCAGGCGGGCGTCCTCCATCCGCGCCGGCCTGAGGGCAAGGTGTCCGGTGCGGATGCGCGCGCCAAGTCCGGCCGAGATCGCACGGGTCACGCCCTGTCCGTCGACCAGCTCGCGCGCAGTCATGCTCAAGGAGGCGAGTTGGTCGGACGACAGAAGCGGTTCGACGACACGCAGAGCCCATTCCGCAGCATCGACCTGCGGATCGAAGATGCCGTCGTCGATTGCGGCTCCCGTGTCGGCGAGCGCGCGCGCAACGCCTCTTTGATTGTCCGCGATGACAAGCATGACGCTTGGCAGGCCGAGGCAGCACCGCTCCCAGGCCGATGAGCCGGCCGCGCCGACGGCAAGGTCCATTCGCGACAGGAAGCCGGCCATGTCGCGGATGTCGCGATGAATTTCAAGCCGGGGGCCGATCTCTGCGCGGCGCTCCTCCAGCCTGGCGCCATGCGGATAGGCGCCGCCGACGAGGACATGCAGCGTCAACCCGTGCGCTTGCGCAAGCGGGGCAAGGCCGTCGATCACCCAGCCGGTCGCGTCCGGTTGGTCCGCCCCGCCCATGTTGATCAGCACGTGGTGCGCGGGCCGGCCTTGCGCATAGGCGACGTCACGCGCGGCAAGGGATTGCGGGCGCAGTTCGGCAAAGTCCGGGCGCAGCAGCGCGAACTCCGCTCCGACGAGACATGTGCAGCCATCGGGCACGCGCCCGCGATAGGCGTCGGCGCTCTTCGATAGAGTGGAATCGACAACGACATCCCCGACGTGCGGACGGTCGAGGTCGTCGATGCACAGCATCGGCGCGCCGGGGAATTCCGCCCGCACGATCTCCTCCCACTCCCGGTCGAGGCCGTAATGGTCGACGACGACAAGCGCGGGCCGGTCCAGTCCGGCGGCTTCGGCCGCCGCGCCGGTCGCTTTCGCGTCATGCGCCTGTGTGGTGCCGAGCCAGCGGCCGTAGTCGCCCTGCTCGGGCAAGGGCGCAGGACCGTCCGGTGACAGCAGGTGCAGGTCGTGGCCGGCCTGGTGGATGAGGTCGGCCAGGGCCGGATGCAGGGTACGGCTGACGAAGGTCGCGCGGAAGCCCCGGCGCGCCAGGGCATCCGCCAGGGTCAGGCAGCGCATGACGTGGCCGGTGCCCATGCGGGCCGAGCCGTCGACACGGAAAAGGGCTGCCGGTGACTTCACGACCCCTCGTCCTGCTCAAGCAGCCGGTAGAGCTTTTCCGCGAAGGCCCAGTCGTCGGGGGTGTCGATGTCCTGCGCCCTAGCGCGGTCGAGCCGGTACATTGCGGCAGTCGGCCCGAGGAGCGCGCGCCCGGCGCGCAGCGCCTCCGGCCGGCACCAGTAGAACTGGCCCGCGTCGTGATAGGCGGGCTCCAGATCCTGCGAGCGGGTCCCGGTGTGTTCCGGATAGAAAAGTTCGACCCTGTCGCCGGATCTTCTGAGCGCCCGCTGGATCGGGTAGGCGAACTCCACGCCGGCGAATACATAGTCCGCTTTGCTGTCGACAAGCTGAACCCAGGCCCTGTCCAGATCCTCTGGGCGAACAAAGGGCGCGGTCGCATAGAGGCACAGGAGCGCATCCAGAGGGGCGTCGCGTTCTGCCTCGATCCGCTCGAGCGCGTCGACGAGAACGGCAAGCGTTCCGGTCATGTCGTCGGAGAGGTCGGCTGAACGCATGAAGGGCACCTCGGCGCCGGCTGTGCGGGCGATATCGGCGATTTCCTCGTCATCGGTGGACACCACCACGCGGTCGATGCTGCTGCTCGCCAGCGCCGTGGCAATGGAACGCGCGATCATCGGCACGCCATGAAAATCGCGGATGTTCTTGCGCGGGATCCGCCTGGAGCCGCCCCTGGCTGGAATGACGCAGACCTTCATGCAAGTGCGTCCGCAAGTGCCTCGATGACCCGGTCCTGCTGGTCGAAGGTCATGCCGTGAAACATCGGGATCGAGATCGAGCGGGCGTAGTAGTCCTCCGCCTGCGGGCAATGCCCGGGCCGAAAACCGAGTTTTTCGTAATAGGGCTGAAGATAGATCGGGATGTAGTGCAGGTTGACGCCGATCCCGCTTGCCCGGAGCGCCTCGAAGATCTGCCGGTGTTTTGCCACGTGCCGGTCCTCGCGCAACTGGACGACATAGAGGTGCAGCGCCGACCTCGTTCTCGCGGACCGTTTCGGCAGCACGAGCGGCAGTGCGGACAACCGGTCGTCGTAGCGGTCGGCGAGTTCGTGACGCCGGCTCACGAAGGTGTCGAGCCGCGCGAGCTGCGAGAGACCAAGGGCCGCCTGCATGTCGGTGATGCGGTAATTGAAGCCGAGATCGACCTGCTGATAGTACCAGGGACCGTCCGGCGCCTTCGTCATCAGGTTCTGGTCGCGGGTGATGCCGTGCGAGCGCAGCAAATTCAGTCTTTGCGCGAGGTCGGCGTCTTGCGTCGTGGCCGCGCCGCCTTCGCCCGTCGTGATGATCTTCACCGGATGGAACGAGAACACCGTGATGTCGGAATGGGCGCAGGCGCCCACCGGCGCATTGCCGTCATGCCCTCCCACGGCATGGCTTGCGTCCTCGATCACTTTGAAGCCGTAGGTTCTGGCCAGCGCGCCGATGGCCGCCATGTCGCAGGGCAGCCCGCACAGATGCACCGGGATGACGACCTTGGGCAAGCGGCCCTCGGCCTTGGCCTGTTCAAGCTTCGCCTCGAGTGCGGTCGCGCTCATGTTGTAGGTCTCGGGGCAGATGTCGACGAAATCCACGTCCGCGCCGCAATACAGCGCGCAATTGGACGAGGCCACGAAGGAGACCGGCGATGTCCAGACGAGATCGCCGGGGCCGACGTCCAGAGCCAGACACGCGATATGGAGCGCAGCCGTTGCCGAACTGACCGCAAGGCAATGATCGGCACCGACCGCCTCGCCGAGTGCCTTTTCGAAGCGGGCGATGGCAGGCCCCTGCGTCAGAAAGTCGGAACGCAGGACCTCGACAACGGCGTCGATGTCCGCCGGATCGATTGACTGGCGACCGTAAGGGACGAATTCCATGATCCTTCGGACCTCATCGTGTGAAAGCTTTGTCGGCAGCGCCATGCGTACCGTGAAAACATCCGCCTGCACATTGTGGGGGAGGCAATTCCCCAGATCTATAGCGGATCTTCAAAGAAACTCGGGCGTTTGTCCCGGTTCCGGCGTTGCCGAGGCGCTGCGCGGATGGGCGGAACCTCCCGCGCTCGACGTGGTCAATCAATACCGGTGATTCGACGGGTTTGAAATGACCGCCGAGGCAAAGATGCATCAAAGGGTCGACGACCGGGCATCGAACCCGCACTGATCCATTGCCCGAAACCCGTCCGAAGATGGCCCAAAATGTCAGATCCGGGTCAGGGGCATGCGTTCGTTGAGGATTGCCTCGGCCACAGCCATGCCGCTGTCGAAGCCGCATTCGACGCGCGCGCCGAGACACCAGTCGCCTGCGGCATAAAGCGATCCGGCCTCGATTTCCAGGAACGGGGCGCCAAGCGGCACTCGCGTCCTGGCGTAGCGCCATCGGTGCGCGGCGCTTTGGGCGACGGCCGGCAATGGCCCGGTCGACAGGTCGCCGAGCGCGTGGAGCAGGGCGTTAGTCGCCTGTTCGCGGCTCATTTCCAGATTTGCCGCACTCCAGTCGGCGCAGGCATGCAAGGTGAGGCGCGGCGGCGTTCCGGCGCGGCCGGGTTTCGTCGCCTCCGCCGCAAGCCAGGAGATCGGTCCGGACTCCGGCGTGACTGTTGCGGGAACGTCGGGCGCCGGGCTCTCGGTGTCGAAGGCGATCATCAGCGTCCAGCACGGGGCCATCGCGACGCCGGTCAGCGCGTCGAGAGCTGATGGATAGGCGCTTGCGAGCGGCAGGACCTGCGGGGCGGGCAGGCACAGCGCAACCGCGTCGGCCCGTTCCGCGTGATCCGGTTCCGCAAAACCGAGCCGCCATTCCCCCTCGACCCGGCTGAGGGATGTCAGCGTGTGCTGCGCGCGAATGTCCAGCCCCTCGGCGAGCGGTCGCACCAGTGACGACATGCCCGGCGTTCCGACATGACGGTCTTCGCCGTCCGCGCCGGCGGCGGCGGGCCAGGGCGCGATCGCACCGTTTCGCGTGGCCCGCGCAATGTAGTCGCGAAAGGCCGGCCCGCGGGCGGTGGCGAACTGCGCACCATGGTCGAACGTCATGCCGTCGGGACCGCGCCGGGTGGCGATCCTTCCGCCGAGCCCGCGCGACTTGTCGAAGACGACCGGGTTCATCCCCGCCGCTGCAAGGGTGGATGCGCAGGCAAGACCGGCGATCCCGGCACCGATGACGGCGACGCGCGGGCTGTCGGGGGAGGAGGGCATGAGCAACTGTCCTTGACGATCGGGGCGTGGCGCGGCGTGCCGGCAGGCATTCGGGCCTCATGACGACGCGCTTTGCGCCTGGGGCGGGCGATGACCGTTACGCGGTGGCGCGTCTTGCGGATCGGTCGGGCGTCCGTTCCCACCGGCCGCGGCATTTGGCGGGGCGCTTGCCTTGCCGGTGGAAATCATTACGTCTAAAGCGTTCGTCACGGCAAGCGCCGCGCGCGATCCCAACCCATGACCTCAGGCTGGAGACGATGTATCGATGGAGCAGTTGAAACTTGCAGCTCTCGACGAAGACGATCTCGCCGTCATTTCCGCGCAGGTCCAGGATGCCGTCCTGAAGGTCGGTGATATCCTTTTTTTCCCGCCCGACCGGCATCTGGTGATCACCATGAACCGGTTTGCATGGGACCTGGAAGAAGACAAGCGCCGCAAAAGACACGAACGCCGGCGTGCAGCCCTGTCCTTTGCCCGGGTGAGCGATCTGAAAGTGCGCAACATACGCCAGGACGCCAAGGATGCCGTGCTGTCCCTGCTGGCGGTGGAGTTTGAGGCAGGTGAAGCGCCGGCCGGACGGATCAATCTCCTGTTTGCCGGCGGCGGCACCTTGTCCTTCGAGGTCGAATGCATCGAGGCGCAGCTTGCCGACCTGGGGGCTGCCTGGGCAACCGACAACAAGCCGCACCACACGCTCGACTGACCGGAACGGTGCGCTCAACCCCTATCGTGATCTCGGGAGACTTCCTTGGCCCTTCGCCTCGCCACCGCTGATGCTGATTTTCAGGATCGTTTCCAGGCCCTTCTCGCCAGCAAGCGCGAGGCCTCCGCCGATGTCGACGCGGTCGTGCGCGACATCATCGAGGATGTGCGCACCAACGGCGACACCGCTCTCCTGAGCTATACCGAGCGCTTCGACCGGTTGAAGGCGGCCTCGCTCGCGGAGCTGACGGTGACGGCGGAGGAGATTGCCGCAGCGCTCGAGAAGATCCCGGCGGAAACGCTCGAAGCGCTCACTTTGGCGCGCGACCGGATCGCGTCGCATCACCAACGCCAGATGCCGAAGGACGACCGCTACACGGATGCCATCGGTGTCGAACTCGGCTCGCGCTGGACGGCGATCCAGGCGGTGGGTCTTTACGTTCCGGGCGGCACGGCGAGCTATCCGTCCTCCGTCCTGATGAACGCCGTGCCGGCGAAGGTCGCGGGCGTCGAGCGGGTCGTCATGTGCGTGCCGAGCCCGGACGGTGTGCTCAATCCGCTGGTGCTGGCGGCGGCCCATCTTGCCGGCGTCAGCGAGATCTACCGCATCGGCGGCGCGCAAGCGATTGCCGCGCTCGCGCATGGAACGCAAACAATCGCGCCCGTCTCCAAGATCGTCGGCCCGGGCAACGCCTATGTGGCGGCTGCCAAGCGGCGGGTGTTCGGCACCGTCGGCATCGACATGATCGCGGGACCGTCGGAAATCCTCGTCGTGGCCGATGGCGAGAACGATCCGGACTGGATCGCCGCCGACCTTTTGAGCCAGGCCGAACACGACGTCAGCGCGCAGTCGATCCTGATAACCGACGACGCCGACTTCGCGAGTGCCGTCGAGCAGGCGATGGAGCGCCAGCTGGCGGTCTTGCCACGCAAGGATGTCGCCGGCCCGAGCTGGCGCGACTTCGGCGCGGTCATCTGCGTGTCGTCGCTCAACGAGGCGCCGCCGATCGTCGACGCCATCGCGGCGGAGCATCTGGAGCTTGCCGTTGCCGATCCCGACGCCCTGTTCGACCGCATCCGAAATGCCGGTGCGGTGTTCCTCGGCCGCTACACGCCGGAGGCCATCGGCGATTACGTCGGCGGCTCCAACCACGTTCTGCCGACGGCCCGGTCTGCGCGCTTTTCCTCCGGGCTTTCGGTGCTTGATTTCGTCAAGCGCACGTCGATCCTGCGCTGCAACGCCGACAATCTGCGCCAGCTCGGTCCGGCGGCGATGGCGCTGGCGGAAGCGGAAGGGCTTTCCGCGCACGGCCGCTCCGTCGGCATCCGGCTTAATCTTTAGGGTGTGGCCGGTCCCGGCGCTTGCGAGGGGCGGGGTCACGGCACTTGTCGAAAAGGTCCGGACCGCGCTAGGTGTTGAAGGGTAACGGGCGCCGCTTTGGTGTCGCAGGCGACAGGAAAACGGGATGACAGCACCGCAGAACGCGACGGAGCGGGCCACGGCACGCCTTGTCGACGTCGAACTCGATGAAGGATCGATCTCGCGTTCCACCCCGGACATCGAGCACGAGCGGGCCGTCGCCATCTACGATCTCATCGAGGACAACGAGTTCGAGCCGGTCGCGGACGAGCCGGGGCCCTATCGCCTCAAGCTGTCCCTGGTTGAGAAGCGGCTGATCTTCGCGGTCTCGCGCGAGGATGGCGCCCCGGTGGTGACGCACATGCTGTCGCTGACACCCTTGCGCAAGGTCGTGAAGGACTACTTCATGATCTGCGAGAGCTACTTCGAGGCGATCAAGACGGCGACGCCCAGCCAGATCGAGGCCATCGACATGGGCCGGCGCGGCGTCCACAACGAGGGTTCCCAGATCCTGATGGACCGGCTCGACGGCAAGATCCGGGTGGACATGCAGACGGCTCGAAGGCTCTTCACCCTCGTCTGCGCCCTGCACTGGAAAGGGTAGCGGCGGTGACGAGCTCCGGGGCAATACCCGGTGCAGTGCTCTTCGCCTGCGGCATGAATTCCGTTCGCTCTCCCATGGCCGCGGCTATCACGGAAAAGCTGTTTCCGCGGCGCATCTACGTGCGCTCCTGCGGCGTGCGCGAGGGCGAGCCCGACCCCTTCGTCGAGGCGGTGATGGCCGAAATCGGCTGCGACCTTGCCAGTCACCGGCCGAAAACCTTCGAGATGCTGGATGAATCGGGCTTCGACCTCGTCGTGACGCTCGCGCCGGAAGCTCATCACAAGGCGCTGGAGATGACACGCACGGAAGCGGTCGACGTGGAATACTGGCCGACCCCGGATCCGACGCTGGCAACGGGATCGCGCGAGCAGATCCTCGACAGCTACCGCAGCGTTCGCGACATGCTGATGCTGCGCATCAAGAAGCGTTTCGGCTGGTCGCCGACGCCGGGCGGGTGAAGCTGCACGAGCGCATCTGCGAACCGCACCGGATCGTGTTCAGACAATGCGTGCTTTGACGAACGAAAAATCGATCTCGAGCTTGGCCGCCTCGATCGCGTCATGCAGCGGGCCGCTCATGAAAAGTGCTGACTTCAATTTGGGATCAGCCCAAAGATCTGCCCCGTCCAATGCCGATGCCGATACAGCAATGTCCCCATCGTTCGGCTCAATTGCACGCCAACGTTGGAAGCCGGTCGTCGGATTTTTCGGCCCTGCTTTGAGTTTTTTGCTTTCTTTCGGCAACAAACAGTCCTTCTGCGATCCAAAATTCAGAAAATAGAACGGACCAGGCAGCCGCGTGGTCTTGTCCATTTCGTAGATCGGGAACTCCACCAACTCCCCGTCTCCCAGATCGAATTCCTTGAGCAATTCGGCCAACTTGCCCTTGACGCAGAAAAAACCCCGAAGCGCGAAAAGGTCCTTCACCCGGGACCAGCGCTTCGGATCGAACACATAGGCCGCTTCGGCGAAGTCTTCCCGCTCAAGCTTTTCGCCTCGACTATGCCTAAGCACATTCTGATATTGAGTTTCGGCTAGAGCGCTCTTTTCGAATTTCGGCGGCGCCCAGTCCTGACCGTAGAACTTTTCTCGAATCCCCTGCTTGTCGAAAAGCCAGTAATTGCTGCCAACCGTGCTGACCCAGATGTCTTCCGGCATGTCACTCTCCCCAAGGCGCGTCGCGTCGCGCGCTGCGTTTGCACCTTCTGGTTTCATGGAACGCGCGTTCGTGCAACCGGCCTGGCGGCGGTAACCCGGGCCGTTGGCGAGGCCGCTGCGGGGCGTCTTGGAGACCCGCGCGCGAGCCCTTCGGATCGCGTGAAACTGCCTGTTTCCTTTCTGGATGCGATCCGCTAGGTTCGCCGCCACATCTGGCATCATAATCAGGAACCCATATGGCCAAGGAAGAAGTCCTCGAATTTCCGGGGGTGGTTTCGGAACTGCTCCCCAATGCGACCTTTCGCGTCAAGCTCGAGAACGAGCACGAGATCATTGCCCACACCGCTGGCCGCATGCGCAAGAACCGCATCCGCGTTCTCGCCGGCGACCGCGTTCTCGTCGAAATGACCCCCTACGACCTCACCAAGGGTCGCATCACCTACCGTTTCAAGTGATCGCATTCGTCGCGGCCCCAATTTCCGGCCGCACGGATCGAGAGACCGCGAGCCGATGACCGCCTCCGACACCTCCATCGTCACAGATCGCCCGACGCTGGTGCTGGCGTCCGGATCGCCGCGCCGGCTGGCCCTGCTCCAGCAGATCGGCATCGACCCGGATACGCTGCTTCCCGCCGATATCGACGAGACGCCGCGCCGCGCCGAGACGCCGCGCGCGCTGGCCCAGCGGCTTGCGCGCACCAAGGCCGAGGTGGCGCGCCGGGCGGCCGACCGCATCGAGGCAAATGTCGACGGTCTCGTGCTGGCGGCGGACACTGTGGTCGCCGTCGGTCGGCGCGTCTTGCCCAAGGCGGAAACGCAGGACCAGGCGGAGGCGTGCCTCCAGCTCCTGTCGGGGCGCGGACACAGGGTCTATACGGCGATCTGCGTGAGCGCGCCACGGGACGTGGTGCGTCAGCGGCTGGTGGAGACCCGCGTGCGCTTCAAGCGCCTGTCGCGCGCCGAGATCGCGGCCTATCTGGCCAGCGGCGAATGGCGCGGCAAGGCGGGCGGCTACGCGATCCAGGGGCTTGCCGGCGCCTTTGTCGTCAAGCTCACCGGCTCCTATACCAACGTGGTCGGCCTTCCCCTGCACGAAACCGCCAACCT of Stappia sp. ES.058 contains these proteins:
- a CDS encoding low molecular weight phosphatase family protein — translated: MTSSGAIPGAVLFACGMNSVRSPMAAAITEKLFPRRIYVRSCGVREGEPDPFVEAVMAEIGCDLASHRPKTFEMLDESGFDLVVTLAPEAHHKALEMTRTEAVDVEYWPTPDPTLATGSREQILDSYRSVRDMLMLRIKKRFGWSPTPGG
- the pseC gene encoding UDP-4-amino-4,6-dideoxy-N-acetyl-beta-L-altrosamine transaminase, whose product is MEFVPYGRQSIDPADIDAVVEVLRSDFLTQGPAIARFEKALGEAVGADHCLAVSSATAALHIACLALDVGPGDLVWTSPVSFVASSNCALYCGADVDFVDICPETYNMSATALEAKLEQAKAEGRLPKVVIPVHLCGLPCDMAAIGALARTYGFKVIEDASHAVGGHDGNAPVGACAHSDITVFSFHPVKIITTGEGGAATTQDADLAQRLNLLRSHGITRDQNLMTKAPDGPWYYQQVDLGFNYRITDMQAALGLSQLARLDTFVSRRHELADRYDDRLSALPLVLPKRSARTRSALHLYVVQLREDRHVAKHRQIFEALRASGIGVNLHYIPIYLQPYYEKLGFRPGHCPQAEDYYARSISIPMFHGMTFDQQDRVIEALADALA
- a CDS encoding UPF0262 family protein; the protein is MTAPQNATERATARLVDVELDEGSISRSTPDIEHERAVAIYDLIEDNEFEPVADEPGPYRLKLSLVEKRLIFAVSREDGAPVVTHMLSLTPLRKVVKDYFMICESYFEAIKTATPSQIEAIDMGRRGVHNEGSQILMDRLDGKIRVDMQTARRLFTLVCALHWKG
- the infA gene encoding translation initiation factor IF-1 codes for the protein MAKEEVLEFPGVVSELLPNATFRVKLENEHEIIAHTAGRMRKNRIRVLAGDRVLVEMTPYDLTKGRITYRFK
- a CDS encoding DUF2948 family protein — translated: MEQLKLAALDEDDLAVISAQVQDAVLKVGDILFFPPDRHLVITMNRFAWDLEEDKRRKRHERRRAALSFARVSDLKVRNIRQDAKDAVLSLLAVEFEAGEAPAGRINLLFAGGGTLSFEVECIEAQLADLGAAWATDNKPHHTLD
- the pseG gene encoding UDP-2,4-diacetamido-2,4,6-trideoxy-beta-L-altropyranose hydrolase, whose protein sequence is MKSPAALFRVDGSARMGTGHVMRCLTLADALARRGFRATFVSRTLHPALADLIHQAGHDLHLLSPDGPAPLPEQGDYGRWLGTTQAHDAKATGAAAEAAGLDRPALVVVDHYGLDREWEEIVRAEFPGAPMLCIDDLDRPHVGDVVVDSTLSKSADAYRGRVPDGCTCLVGAEFALLRPDFAELRPQSLAARDVAYAQGRPAHHVLINMGGADQPDATGWVIDGLAPLAQAHGLTLHVLVGGAYPHGARLEERRAEIGPRLEIHRDIRDMAGFLSRMDLAVGAAGSSAWERCCLGLPSVMLVIADNQRGVARALADTGAAIDDGIFDPQVDAAEWALRVVEPLLSSDQLASLSMTARELVDGQGVTRAISAGLGARIRTGHLALRPARMEDARLMHEWQSDPATRRFAVNPSVPAWADHLNWLDRKLSDQDCSFYIAETDGIAAGLVRLDKSGCPSPPGVAPDRCREVSIVTAPEFHGCGVALRALRELQHVHDGEIQIARILPGNTASHSLFAKAGYRPFAPDLFFWSPVETSQRSERE
- a CDS encoding Maf-like protein, which translates into the protein MTASDTSIVTDRPTLVLASGSPRRLALLQQIGIDPDTLLPADIDETPRRAETPRALAQRLARTKAEVARRAADRIEANVDGLVLAADTVVAVGRRVLPKAETQDQAEACLQLLSGRGHRVYTAICVSAPRDVVRQRLVETRVRFKRLSRAEIAAYLASGEWRGKAGGYAIQGLAGAFVVKLTGSYTNVVGLPLHETANLLSGLKYPVLETWRDPARIRP
- a CDS encoding imm11 family protein, with protein sequence MMPDVAANLADRIQKGNRQFHAIRRARARVSKTPRSGLANGPGYRRQAGCTNARSMKPEGANAARDATRLGESDMPEDIWVSTVGSNYWLFDKQGIREKFYGQDWAPPKFEKSALAETQYQNVLRHSRGEKLEREDFAEAAYVFDPKRWSRVKDLFALRGFFCVKGKLAELLKEFDLGDGELVEFPIYEMDKTTRLPGPFYFLNFGSQKDCLLPKESKKLKAGPKNPTTGFQRWRAIEPNDGDIAVSASALDGADLWADPKLKSALFMSGPLHDAIEAAKLEIDFSFVKARIV
- the pseF gene encoding pseudaminic acid cytidylyltransferase, yielding MKVCVIPARGGSRRIPRKNIRDFHGVPMIARSIATALASSSIDRVVVSTDDEEIADIARTAGAEVPFMRSADLSDDMTGTLAVLVDALERIEAERDAPLDALLCLYATAPFVRPEDLDRAWVQLVDSKADYVFAGVEFAYPIQRALRRSGDRVELFYPEHTGTRSQDLEPAYHDAGQFYWCRPEALRAGRALLGPTAAMYRLDRARAQDIDTPDDWAFAEKLYRLLEQDEGS
- a CDS encoding NAD(P)/FAD-dependent oxidoreductase, whose protein sequence is MPSSPDSPRVAVIGAGIAGLACASTLAAAGMNPVVFDKSRGLGGRIATRRGPDGMTFDHGAQFATARGPAFRDYIARATRNGAIAPWPAAAGADGEDRHVGTPGMSSLVRPLAEGLDIRAQHTLTSLSRVEGEWRLGFAEPDHAERADAVALCLPAPQVLPLASAYPSALDALTGVAMAPCWTLMIAFDTESPAPDVPATVTPESGPISWLAAEATKPGRAGTPPRLTLHACADWSAANLEMSREQATNALLHALGDLSTGPLPAVAQSAAHRWRYARTRVPLGAPFLEIEAGSLYAAGDWCLGARVECGFDSGMAVAEAILNERMPLTRI
- the hisD gene encoding histidinol dehydrogenase, whose protein sequence is MALRLATADADFQDRFQALLASKREASADVDAVVRDIIEDVRTNGDTALLSYTERFDRLKAASLAELTVTAEEIAAALEKIPAETLEALTLARDRIASHHQRQMPKDDRYTDAIGVELGSRWTAIQAVGLYVPGGTASYPSSVLMNAVPAKVAGVERVVMCVPSPDGVLNPLVLAAAHLAGVSEIYRIGGAQAIAALAHGTQTIAPVSKIVGPGNAYVAAAKRRVFGTVGIDMIAGPSEILVVADGENDPDWIAADLLSQAEHDVSAQSILITDDADFASAVEQAMERQLAVLPRKDVAGPSWRDFGAVICVSSLNEAPPIVDAIAAEHLELAVADPDALFDRIRNAGAVFLGRYTPEAIGDYVGGSNHVLPTARSARFSSGLSVLDFVKRTSILRCNADNLRQLGPAAMALAEAEGLSAHGRSVGIRLNL